In Stenotrophomonas sp. ESTM1D_MKCIP4_1, a single genomic region encodes these proteins:
- a CDS encoding UvrD-helicase domain-containing protein: MEWRPSAWGMRVTRSPDWRLRLDGEYVELLLEGRHYRQHLDDDRRLQIIPGVFWATVALLTDDGDPLSVDGLPNREASRLSAAVQHALFVRTTRGRKALFEDVLQQIQSWLADADALTDRGSAGRRWITHEQQQALLAERPTLPLSPAELERLFLDKDVHDDLHSQSHRAALEALQDWKLDWPAFWADANATMATRELVLAKDFLDRVESKPLTEEQARAVICFDNRVQVVASAGSGKTSTMVAKAAYAIDRGFVEPERIVMLAFNKDAARELEERAQRSFERLGMGDTVVEARTFHALGLAIIGKATGRKPDIPEWAIDATQGFNKLAELVDDLKDRSIHFRTQWDMFRLVFGRDLPPFGAEMMADGYDRDGTPYIRTLQGERVKSLEECVIADWLFYNGVAYDYERRYEFDTATDTHRQYRPDFYYPDAGLYHEHFALDADGQPPKHFANYAEGMQWKRQQHLARGTTLVETTSFGLRSGHALEHLAGKLGDSDVQLDPNPDRELPTEGAKPMPDADLIGLMRTFIAHAKSNCLTLDDLAARLRQMPEDQFKERHRRFLEIAAPVFQAWDNALADERDIDFEDMLNMAAGILEQGHYESPYDLVMADEFQDASRARARLCRALVSQPGRHLFAVGDDWQSINRFAGADVSVMTGFREWMGHAQVLKLEQTFRCPQELCDISSRFISRNPSQVAKAVRSVTPAIGPMLQAFQMTRREEVQDGVRQYLAKLHQQLLSGALPQGRNGRVTVFILGRYRADRSAMPVDWKTSFGSTMEVEFLTAHRSKGREADYVILPGMVNRVFPSLRADDPVLSLAMPDGDTYPLSEERRLFYVALTRARRSVAMFTLQGKHSPFLDELVEDGVVEVTSLSGVAINEERCPVCKVGVFVERNGPHGAFRSCSSYPLCHNKPKGGRRG; the protein is encoded by the coding sequence ATGGAATGGCGCCCCTCGGCCTGGGGCATGCGTGTGACCCGCTCGCCGGACTGGCGGCTGCGGTTGGATGGCGAGTATGTCGAGCTTCTGCTTGAAGGCAGACACTACCGCCAGCATCTGGATGACGACCGGCGCCTGCAGATCATTCCGGGCGTGTTCTGGGCCACGGTCGCGCTGCTTACCGACGACGGTGACCCGCTGTCCGTGGATGGCCTGCCCAATCGCGAGGCGTCCCGCCTGTCAGCCGCCGTGCAGCACGCGCTCTTCGTGCGCACCACGCGGGGGCGCAAGGCGCTCTTTGAGGATGTCCTGCAGCAGATCCAGTCATGGCTGGCTGACGCCGACGCTCTCACCGACCGGGGCAGCGCGGGACGTCGCTGGATTACCCACGAGCAGCAACAGGCGTTGCTGGCCGAGCGCCCCACCCTGCCCCTCTCACCGGCCGAGCTGGAACGCCTTTTCCTGGATAAGGACGTCCACGACGATCTGCATTCCCAGAGCCATCGCGCGGCACTGGAAGCCCTGCAGGACTGGAAGCTGGATTGGCCTGCATTCTGGGCGGATGCCAACGCCACCATGGCAACACGCGAGCTGGTTCTCGCCAAGGACTTCCTCGACCGGGTGGAAAGCAAGCCACTGACGGAGGAGCAGGCCCGCGCGGTCATCTGCTTTGACAATCGCGTACAGGTCGTCGCCTCGGCCGGCTCCGGCAAGACCTCCACGATGGTCGCCAAGGCGGCGTATGCCATCGATCGTGGCTTCGTTGAGCCTGAGCGTATTGTCATGCTCGCTTTCAACAAGGATGCCGCCAGGGAACTGGAAGAGCGAGCACAGCGATCCTTCGAGCGGCTTGGCATGGGCGACACCGTGGTCGAAGCGCGCACCTTCCACGCGTTGGGCCTGGCCATCATCGGCAAGGCCACCGGCCGCAAGCCCGACATTCCCGAATGGGCCATCGACGCCACGCAGGGCTTCAACAAGCTGGCCGAACTGGTGGACGATCTGAAGGATCGCTCGATCCACTTCCGTACCCAGTGGGACATGTTCCGGCTGGTGTTCGGGCGCGATCTCCCGCCATTCGGCGCCGAGATGATGGCCGATGGCTACGACCGCGACGGCACCCCGTACATCCGCACACTGCAGGGCGAGCGGGTAAAGAGCCTGGAAGAGTGCGTCATTGCCGATTGGCTGTTCTACAACGGCGTGGCGTACGACTACGAACGTCGTTACGAATTTGATACTGCCACCGACACCCATCGCCAGTATCGGCCGGACTTCTATTACCCGGACGCCGGGCTGTATCACGAGCACTTTGCGCTGGATGCCGATGGCCAGCCGCCGAAGCACTTTGCCAACTACGCCGAAGGCATGCAGTGGAAGCGCCAGCAACATCTGGCGCGAGGCACCACGCTGGTCGAGACCACCTCGTTCGGCCTGCGTAGCGGCCACGCCCTGGAACACCTTGCCGGGAAACTTGGCGATTCCGATGTCCAGCTCGACCCCAACCCCGACCGCGAGCTGCCCACCGAGGGCGCCAAGCCGATGCCGGATGCGGATCTGATCGGCCTGATGCGGACCTTCATCGCCCACGCCAAGAGCAACTGCCTGACGCTGGACGATCTGGCCGCACGCCTGAGGCAGATGCCGGAAGACCAGTTCAAGGAACGCCATCGGCGATTCCTGGAAATCGCTGCGCCGGTTTTCCAGGCGTGGGACAACGCACTGGCGGACGAGCGCGACATCGACTTCGAGGACATGCTCAACATGGCCGCCGGAATCCTGGAACAGGGGCATTACGAATCGCCCTACGACCTGGTGATGGCTGATGAATTCCAGGACGCCTCGCGCGCCCGCGCCCGTCTCTGCCGTGCACTGGTCAGCCAACCGGGCCGCCACCTGTTTGCGGTGGGCGATGACTGGCAGTCCATCAATCGCTTTGCCGGTGCGGATGTTTCGGTGATGACCGGTTTCCGCGAGTGGATGGGCCATGCGCAGGTACTGAAGCTGGAGCAGACCTTCCGCTGCCCGCAGGAACTGTGCGATATCTCAAGTCGCTTCATCAGCCGCAATCCCTCGCAGGTTGCCAAGGCGGTGCGCTCTGTCACGCCGGCAATCGGCCCGATGCTGCAGGCCTTCCAGATGACGCGGCGTGAGGAGGTGCAGGATGGGGTTCGCCAGTACCTGGCCAAGCTGCATCAGCAGCTCTTGTCCGGGGCGTTGCCGCAAGGGCGCAACGGGCGCGTGACCGTCTTCATTCTGGGACGCTATCGCGCGGATCGCAGTGCCATGCCCGTGGATTGGAAGACGTCCTTTGGCAGCACCATGGAGGTCGAGTTCCTCACTGCGCATCGCTCCAAGGGGCGCGAGGCGGACTACGTGATCCTGCCGGGCATGGTGAATCGTGTATTCCCCAGCCTGCGCGCGGATGACCCGGTGCTGTCGCTGGCGATGCCGGATGGGGATACCTATCCGCTGAGCGAAGAGCGGCGACTGTTCTATGTGGCGCTGACGCGTGCGCGGCGGTCGGTGGCAATGTTCACCCTGCAGGGCAAGCACTCGCCTTTCCTGGATGAGCTGGTGGAAGACGGGGTTGTGGAGGTGACGAGCCTGTCTGGTGTGGCGATCAATGAAGAGCGATGCCCGGTGTGCAAGGTGGGCGTGTTCGTCGAGCGCAATGGACCGCATGGGGCGTTCCGGTCGTGTTCCAGTTACCCGTTGTGCCACAACAAACCAAAGGGTGGGCGTCGCGGGTGA
- the aroA gene encoding 3-phosphoshikimate 1-carboxyvinyltransferase, with amino-acid sequence MSNTHHWIARKGQPLQGSLTIPGDKSVSHRSVMFAALADGTSHIEGFLEGEDTRATARIFSQLGVRIETPSASLRVVHGVGIDGLQAPSAPLDCGNAGTGMRLLAGLLAGQTFDCTLVGDESLSGRPMRRVTGPLAQMGAKIDTESDGTPPLHVYGGQSLHGIAFASPVASAQVKSAVLLAGLYAQGETSVVEPHPTRDYTERMLSAFGVDIAFSPGKARLRGGQRLRATDIVVPADFSSAAFFLVAASIIPGSELRLKQVGLNPRRTGLLHALRLMGADITEENPAEQGGEPVADLVVRYAPLKGARIPEALVPDMIDEFPALFVAAAAAEGQTVVTGAAELRVKESDRLAAMATGLRTLGMQVDETEDGATLHGGITLGSGTIESHGDHRIAMAFAIAGQISGGEVRINDIANVATSFPDFDGLARSAGFNLA; translated from the coding sequence ATGAGCAACACGCACCACTGGATTGCCCGCAAGGGCCAGCCGCTGCAGGGCAGCCTGACCATTCCCGGCGACAAGTCGGTCTCGCACCGGTCGGTGATGTTCGCCGCGCTGGCCGATGGCACCTCGCATATCGAAGGCTTCCTGGAAGGCGAAGACACCCGCGCCACGGCGCGCATCTTCAGCCAGCTCGGCGTGCGCATCGAAACCCCCAGTGCGTCGCTGCGCGTCGTCCACGGCGTCGGCATCGACGGCCTGCAGGCGCCCAGCGCGCCGCTGGACTGCGGCAACGCCGGCACCGGCATGCGCCTGCTGGCCGGCCTGCTGGCTGGCCAGACGTTCGACTGCACCCTGGTGGGCGATGAATCGCTGTCCGGCCGGCCGATGCGCCGCGTCACCGGCCCGCTGGCGCAGATGGGCGCGAAGATCGACACCGAAAGCGATGGCACGCCGCCGCTGCACGTGTACGGCGGCCAGTCGCTGCACGGTATCGCGTTCGCTTCGCCGGTCGCCAGCGCACAGGTGAAGTCGGCCGTGCTGCTGGCCGGTCTGTACGCACAGGGCGAAACCAGCGTGGTCGAACCGCACCCGACCCGCGATTACACCGAGCGCATGCTGTCGGCCTTCGGCGTGGATATCGCGTTCTCGCCCGGCAAGGCCCGCCTGCGTGGCGGCCAGCGCCTGCGCGCCACCGACATTGTCGTTCCGGCCGACTTCTCCTCGGCCGCGTTCTTCCTGGTGGCCGCCAGCATCATCCCCGGTTCCGAACTGCGGTTGAAGCAGGTGGGCCTGAACCCGCGCCGCACCGGCCTGCTGCACGCACTGCGCCTGATGGGTGCGGACATCACCGAAGAAAACCCGGCAGAGCAGGGTGGCGAACCGGTGGCCGACCTGGTGGTGCGCTACGCCCCGCTGAAGGGCGCGCGCATTCCGGAGGCACTGGTGCCGGACATGATCGACGAATTCCCGGCGCTGTTCGTGGCGGCTGCCGCGGCGGAAGGCCAGACCGTGGTGACCGGCGCCGCCGAACTGCGGGTGAAGGAATCGGACCGTTTGGCCGCCATGGCCACCGGCCTGCGCACGCTGGGCATGCAGGTGGATGAAACCGAGGACGGCGCCACGCTGCACGGTGGCATCACCCTGGGCAGCGGCACCATTGAAAGCCACGGTGACCACCGCATTGCCATGGCCTTTGCCATCGCCGGCCAGATCAGCGGCGGCGAAGTGCGCATCAACGACATCGCCAACGTCGCCACGTCCTTCCCGGATTTCGACGGCCTGGCCCGCAGCGCCGGTTTCAACCTCGCCTGA
- a CDS encoding LysR family transcriptional regulator, protein MHDLNDLYYFAMVVDHGGFAAAERALGIPKSRLSRRISQLETDLGVRLLQRSTRRFAVTDVGTSVHRHAQTMLAEAQAAREVVDRLSAEPRGVVRASVPVSLAQMQLPKLLPKFLEQYPKVRLQLNISNRRVDIINEGYDVALRVRSRLDDDGSLVMRSFGQVQELLVASPKYLDRAGRPKDPEELTQHVTLSISEDEARQRWELHGPEGEVRRVDLQPRVAGFDFPLLQSMVKDGFGITMLPETVCAEAVRNGELEVVLPDWSLPQGVCHAVFASRRGLLPAVRVFIDFLAEHLPPQLEASRLDCGGACEKAKEKIKASALGALAVDAG, encoded by the coding sequence ATGCATGACCTGAATGACCTGTACTACTTCGCCATGGTCGTGGACCACGGCGGTTTCGCTGCCGCCGAACGTGCCCTGGGCATCCCCAAGTCACGCCTGAGCCGCCGTATCAGCCAGCTTGAGACCGATCTCGGCGTTCGCCTGCTGCAGCGCTCCACGCGCCGTTTCGCCGTCACCGACGTCGGCACCAGCGTGCACCGCCATGCGCAGACCATGCTGGCCGAGGCCCAGGCCGCGCGCGAGGTGGTCGACCGCCTCAGCGCTGAGCCGCGCGGCGTCGTGCGTGCCAGCGTGCCCGTTTCGCTGGCGCAGATGCAGTTGCCCAAGCTGCTGCCCAAGTTCCTCGAGCAGTATCCGAAAGTGCGTTTGCAGCTGAACATCAGCAACCGCCGCGTGGACATCATCAACGAAGGCTACGACGTCGCCCTGCGCGTGCGCTCGCGGCTGGATGACGACGGCAGCCTGGTGATGCGCAGCTTCGGCCAGGTGCAGGAACTGCTGGTGGCCAGCCCGAAGTATCTGGACCGCGCCGGCCGCCCCAAGGACCCGGAAGAGCTGACCCAGCACGTCACTCTCAGCATCAGCGAAGACGAAGCGCGCCAGCGCTGGGAACTGCATGGCCCGGAAGGCGAAGTGCGCCGGGTGGACCTGCAGCCGCGCGTGGCCGGTTTCGACTTCCCCCTGCTGCAGAGCATGGTGAAGGACGGTTTCGGCATCACCATGCTGCCGGAAACCGTCTGCGCCGAAGCCGTGCGCAATGGCGAACTGGAAGTGGTGCTGCCGGACTGGTCGCTGCCGCAGGGCGTGTGCCACGCCGTGTTCGCCTCGCGCCGCGGCCTGCTGCCGGCCGTGCGCGTGTTCATCGATTTCCTGGCCGAACACCTGCCGCCGCAGCTTGAGGCCTCGCGCCTGGACTGCGGTGGCGCGTGCGAGAAGGCCAAGGAGAAGATCAAGGCCAGTGCGCTGGGTGCGCTGGCGGTGGACGCGGGCTGA
- a CDS encoding NAD(P)H-dependent oxidoreductase — protein sequence MKLLHLDASVLGDNSVSRQLTAAVVAQFKDQIDGLQVDYRDLDANPVPHLRSSSLAGLDAAEATDAEQVMQQFLAADILVIGAPMYNFSIPSTLKAWIDRVAVAGRTFKYTENGPVGLAGGKRVIVVSARGGIYTDSPADFQEPFLRQVFAFLGIDNVEFVRAEGIAYSPKHREDAIAGALSALPSHAAEEVAA from the coding sequence ATGAAGCTTCTGCATCTCGACGCCAGCGTGCTTGGCGACAACTCCGTCTCCCGCCAGCTGACCGCCGCGGTGGTCGCCCAGTTCAAGGACCAGATTGACGGCCTGCAGGTCGATTATCGCGATCTTGACGCCAATCCGGTACCTCATCTGCGCAGCAGCTCGCTGGCCGGCCTGGACGCCGCCGAGGCGACCGATGCTGAACAGGTGATGCAGCAGTTCCTGGCCGCTGACATCCTGGTGATCGGCGCGCCGATGTACAACTTCAGCATTCCGTCCACGCTGAAGGCCTGGATCGACCGCGTTGCCGTGGCCGGCCGCACCTTCAAGTACACCGAGAACGGCCCGGTGGGCCTGGCCGGTGGCAAGCGCGTGATCGTGGTGAGCGCCCGCGGCGGCATCTACACCGATTCGCCGGCTGACTTCCAGGAGCCCTTCCTGCGCCAGGTGTTCGCGTTCCTGGGTATCGACAACGTGGAATTCGTGCGTGCCGAGGGCATTGCCTACTCGCCGAAGCACCGCGAAGACGCCATTGCCGGCGCGCTGTCGGCGCTGCCGTCGCACGCTGCTGAAGAAGTGGCTGCGTAA
- the pheA gene encoding prephenate dehydratase: MASKPSKKAAKKAEPAKTAAAPKAKASSKATPVPTQAPLALADVRSKIDQIDRDIQGLIAERAQFAHQVGKAKGKLAAAVDYYRPEREAQVLRMVVDRNEGPLSDELLVHVFREIMSACLAQQEPLKIGYLGPEGTFSQQAVLKHFGRSAMGLPMASIEEVFQEVEAGNADFGVVPVENSGQGTIQITLDMFLTSNLKICGEVELRVQQYLMSRSGRLEDIERVYGHPQSFMQTSAWMRANLPKAEKIPVASNAEGARRARNADDAAAIGGESAGHVYGLKKVVTKPIQNDADNTTRFLVVGRNIFPTSGHDRTSVLVFIHDKPGALFDVLSPFARHGISMNRIESRPSHHGKWEYGFFIDLAGHIDDAPMQAALAELEAHSAQIKVLGSYPVAVP; the protein is encoded by the coding sequence ATGGCAAGCAAACCCAGCAAGAAGGCCGCGAAGAAGGCCGAACCGGCCAAGACCGCTGCCGCGCCCAAGGCCAAGGCCTCGTCCAAGGCCACCCCGGTGCCGACCCAGGCGCCGCTGGCACTGGCCGATGTGCGCTCCAAGATCGACCAGATCGACCGCGACATCCAGGGGCTCATCGCCGAGCGCGCGCAGTTCGCCCACCAGGTCGGCAAGGCCAAGGGCAAGCTCGCCGCCGCCGTCGATTACTACCGCCCCGAGCGCGAAGCGCAGGTGCTGCGCATGGTGGTGGACCGCAACGAAGGCCCGCTCAGCGATGAGCTGCTGGTGCATGTGTTCCGCGAAATCATGTCGGCCTGCCTGGCCCAGCAGGAACCGCTGAAGATCGGCTACCTCGGCCCGGAAGGCACCTTCAGCCAGCAGGCCGTGCTCAAGCATTTCGGCCGCTCGGCGATGGGCCTGCCGATGGCCAGCATCGAAGAAGTGTTCCAGGAAGTGGAAGCGGGCAACGCCGATTTCGGCGTGGTGCCGGTGGAAAATTCGGGGCAGGGCACCATCCAGATCACCCTGGACATGTTCCTCACCTCCAACCTGAAGATCTGCGGCGAAGTGGAACTGCGCGTGCAGCAGTACCTGATGTCGCGCAGTGGCCGCCTGGAAGATATCGAGCGCGTCTACGGCCATCCGCAGTCCTTCATGCAGACCTCGGCGTGGATGCGCGCCAACCTGCCGAAGGCCGAGAAGATTCCCGTGGCCAGCAACGCCGAAGGCGCGCGCCGTGCGCGCAATGCCGATGACGCCGCGGCCATCGGTGGCGAGAGTGCCGGCCACGTGTACGGCCTGAAGAAGGTGGTGACCAAGCCCATCCAGAACGATGCCGACAACACCACCCGTTTCCTGGTGGTGGGCCGCAACATCTTCCCGACCTCCGGCCACGACCGCACGTCGGTGCTGGTGTTCATCCATGACAAGCCCGGCGCGCTGTTCGATGTGCTCAGCCCGTTCGCCCGCCACGGCATCAGCATGAACCGCATCGAGTCGCGCCCGTCGCACCACGGCAAGTGGGAATACGGCTTCTTCATCGATCTGGCCGGCCACATCGACGATGCGCCGATGCAGGCCGCGCTGGCCGAGCTGGAAGCCCATTCGGCGCAGATCAAGGTGCTGGGTTCCTACCCGGTGGCCGTGCCCTGA
- the serS gene encoding serine--tRNA ligase: MLDPALLRHQPADLAERLRTSRGFELDVSALESLEADRKRIQVRTQELQSLRNSRSKAIGQAKAKGEDVSAIMAEVAAFADELKASEVALDELREKIDTIAAGIPNLPADDVPAGADENDNVEQGRWGTPRTFDFPVLDHVELGARNAGLDAETAAKLSGSRFTVLRGQVARLHRALAQFMLDLHAGEHGYEETNVPLLVNADSLRGTGQLPKFEDDLFKTAVGDSTRYLIPTSEVPLTNLVRDEIVDAERLPLRVTSHSMCFRAEAGSGGRDVRGMIRQHQFEKVELVSICRPEDSDAEHTRMTRCAEVVLEKLGLPYRKVLLCTGDMGFSAIKTYDLEVWLPSQNTYREISSCSNTGDFQARRMQARWRNPATGKPELVHTLNGSGVAVGRAMIAVMENYQNADGTITVPDVLRPYMGGVEIIG; the protein is encoded by the coding sequence ATGCTTGATCCAGCCCTGCTCCGCCACCAGCCCGCCGACCTCGCCGAACGCCTGCGCACCAGCCGCGGCTTCGAGCTCGACGTGTCTGCCCTGGAGTCCCTGGAGGCTGATCGCAAGCGCATCCAGGTGCGGACCCAGGAGCTGCAGAGCCTGCGCAACAGCCGTTCCAAGGCCATCGGCCAGGCCAAGGCCAAGGGCGAGGACGTCTCGGCCATCATGGCCGAAGTCGCCGCGTTCGCCGACGAGCTGAAGGCATCGGAAGTGGCACTGGACGAACTGCGCGAGAAGATCGACACCATCGCCGCCGGCATCCCGAACCTGCCGGCCGATGACGTGCCGGCCGGCGCCGACGAGAACGACAACGTCGAGCAGGGGCGCTGGGGCACCCCGCGCACCTTCGATTTCCCAGTGCTCGATCACGTCGAGCTGGGCGCCCGCAACGCCGGCCTGGACGCCGAAACCGCCGCCAAGCTGTCCGGCTCGCGCTTCACCGTGCTGCGCGGCCAGGTGGCCCGCCTGCACCGCGCGCTGGCCCAGTTCATGCTGGACCTGCACGCCGGCGAACACGGTTACGAAGAAACCAACGTGCCGCTGCTGGTCAACGCCGATTCGCTGCGCGGCACCGGCCAGCTGCCGAAGTTCGAGGACGACCTGTTCAAGACCGCCGTGGGCGATTCCACGCGCTACCTCATCCCGACCTCGGAAGTGCCGCTGACCAACCTGGTGCGTGATGAGATCGTCGACGCCGAGCGCCTGCCGCTGCGCGTGACCTCCCATTCGATGTGCTTCCGCGCCGAAGCCGGCAGCGGTGGCCGTGACGTGCGCGGCATGATCCGCCAGCACCAGTTCGAGAAGGTCGAACTGGTGTCGATCTGCCGCCCGGAAGACAGCGACGCCGAGCACACCCGCATGACCCGCTGCGCCGAAGTCGTGCTGGAAAAGCTGGGCCTGCCGTACCGTAAGGTGCTGCTGTGCACGGGCGACATGGGCTTCTCGGCCATCAAGACCTACGACCTGGAAGTCTGGCTGCCTTCGCAGAACACCTACCGCGAGATCAGCTCGTGCTCCAACACGGGCGATTTCCAGGCCCGCCGCATGCAGGCCCGCTGGCGCAACCCGGCCACCGGCAAGCCGGAACTGGTGCACACCCTGAACGGTTCGGGCGTGGCGGTGGGCCGCGCCATGATCGCCGTGATGGAGAACTACCAGAACGCCGACGGCACCATCACCGTGCCGGACGTGCTGCGCCCGTACATGGGCGGCGTCGAAATCATCGGCTGA
- a CDS encoding energy transducer TonB encodes MSAPRSSPAKSFTVHIPRNALKIAGIAFGVGVLLFVVVWLTGRDKEFFRADDPATQTPQETAQVEPLPEPLPAAAGSSDMPDAKPAPVQEEAPKLVETAPPPPATTEPAPAAPGSATPATGNSQPMPVAGQSPPPAYPAAALRRGESGSVVVRVDVDATGYANNITVIQRSGSRELDRAATDAVRRWRFTPALSNGQPVPGSIEVPFDFKPQ; translated from the coding sequence ATGTCTGCACCCCGCTCATCGCCTGCCAAGTCGTTCACCGTGCATATCCCGCGCAACGCCCTGAAGATCGCCGGCATCGCCTTCGGCGTGGGCGTGCTGCTGTTCGTGGTGGTCTGGTTGACCGGCCGCGACAAGGAATTCTTCCGCGCCGATGATCCGGCCACGCAGACCCCGCAGGAAACCGCGCAGGTCGAGCCGCTGCCCGAGCCCCTGCCTGCGGCGGCGGGTTCCAGCGACATGCCCGATGCCAAGCCGGCGCCGGTGCAGGAAGAGGCGCCGAAGCTGGTGGAAACCGCCCCGCCGCCGCCGGCCACCACCGAACCGGCCCCGGCCGCACCGGGCAGCGCCACCCCGGCGACCGGCAACAGCCAGCCGATGCCCGTGGCCGGCCAGTCGCCGCCGCCGGCCTACCCCGCTGCCGCCCTGCGCCGTGGCGAATCGGGCAGCGTGGTGGTGCGGGTGGACGTGGATGCCACCGGCTATGCCAACAACATCACGGTGATCCAGCGCAGCGGCTCGCGCGAGCTCGACCGTGCGGCCACCGACGCGGTGCGCCGCTGGCGCTTCACCCCTGCACTGAGCAACGGCCAGCCGGTTCCGGGCTCCATTGAAGTGCCGTTTGACTTCAAGCCGCAGTAA
- a CDS encoding energy transducer TonB: MSATTHEHLHSPHLQQDVSERPQRTSPWLWLALIVAMFAAALMWLRFSNQEDVAPAPVGERMLPASETPVAAAPAARNAAPANSQRKAAPAVRNREASPLASNEKPTYPATALRNGVQGSVIASLNVDTRGNVTDASIVSRSGERSRDLDRSVLRTVQSWKFQPAMQDGRAVASVVRVPVDFRTEQR; the protein is encoded by the coding sequence ATGAGTGCTACTACCCACGAACACCTTCATTCCCCGCACCTGCAGCAGGATGTGAGTGAGCGCCCGCAGCGCACCTCCCCCTGGCTGTGGCTGGCGTTGATTGTGGCGATGTTTGCTGCCGCACTGATGTGGCTGCGGTTCTCGAACCAGGAAGATGTGGCGCCGGCCCCGGTGGGTGAGCGCATGCTGCCCGCCAGCGAGACTCCGGTGGCGGCGGCCCCTGCGGCACGTAATGCGGCGCCGGCCAACAGCCAGCGCAAGGCGGCCCCGGCCGTACGCAACCGCGAGGCGAGCCCGCTGGCCAGCAATGAAAAGCCGACGTACCCGGCCACTGCGCTGCGTAATGGTGTGCAGGGCAGCGTGATTGCCAGCCTCAATGTGGATACGCGCGGTAACGTGACCGATGCGAGCATTGTGTCGCGCAGTGGTGAGCGCAGCCGTGATCTGGACCGTTCGGTGCTGCGCACTGTGCAGAGCTGGAAGTTCCAGCCGGCCATGCAGGACGGCCGTGCGGTAGCCAGTGTGGTGCGCGTGCCGGTGGATTTCCGTACCGAGCAGCGTTGA
- a CDS encoding RHS repeat-associated core domain-containing protein, whose product MEKLAEHYVSLRRTKRATRVLEPGFMRLLLCCAPIISLAQVPEASAETVTYIHTDALGSVVAETDATGSVVKRYDYEPYGGIVGGPVADGPGYTGHVSDAATGLSYMQQRYYDPQLGLFLSVDPVSTHSNPKHFNRYSYAYGNPYSFTDPDGRIPVMPFIYGAVVGGLADIAVQKALNPGKPIDKVEVLVAAAVGSVSGGAGGLAVGAVSSGSLSVGRAVAIQTAVNAVAGGAGSAAESAIKGQPITAEGVASNALGSAAAGLAASGVGAAMGDFAGPAARGTLQKLSQSSAPGAPSIASTTASTGVAVPRQSALQGAASQAGQNLAGAGATIVQKDLEKKK is encoded by the coding sequence ATGGAAAAGCTTGCCGAACACTACGTGTCTCTCCGCCGCACCAAGCGTGCAACGCGCGTTCTTGAGCCGGGTTTCATGAGGCTGCTGCTTTGTTGCGCGCCGATTATCAGTTTGGCGCAGGTCCCAGAAGCAAGTGCCGAGACCGTCACCTACATTCATACGGATGCACTTGGTTCAGTGGTTGCCGAGACCGACGCCACTGGCAGTGTGGTCAAACGCTATGACTACGAACCCTATGGAGGCATTGTTGGCGGCCCCGTTGCGGACGGGCCTGGGTACACGGGTCATGTAAGCGACGCTGCTACCGGACTGAGCTACATGCAGCAGCGCTACTACGATCCTCAGCTTGGACTGTTCCTTTCAGTAGATCCAGTTTCTACGCACTCAAACCCGAAACACTTCAATCGGTACAGTTACGCGTACGGAAATCCTTATTCTTTCACTGACCCAGACGGAAGAATCCCGGTAATGCCCTTCATCTACGGAGCGGTTGTAGGTGGCCTTGCAGATATTGCCGTGCAGAAGGCCCTGAATCCGGGAAAGCCTATCGATAAAGTAGAGGTTCTTGTCGCTGCCGCCGTTGGCTCTGTTTCCGGAGGCGCTGGTGGACTAGCGGTTGGTGCGGTCAGTTCCGGGTCACTCTCCGTTGGCCGTGCAGTTGCCATACAGACCGCAGTCAATGCAGTGGCTGGCGGAGCCGGTTCTGCCGCAGAGAGTGCAATCAAGGGCCAGCCCATCACTGCAGAGGGAGTCGCTTCAAATGCGCTGGGGAGCGCTGCCGCTGGTTTGGCCGCTTCCGGGGTTGGCGCTGCCATGGGCGATTTCGCAGGCCCCGCTGCACGTGGCACCCTGCAAAAGCTGAGCCAGTCTTCCGCTCCAGGCGCGCCAAGCATCGCCAGCACCACGGCATCCACCGGAGTGGCTGTCCCGAGGCAATCGGCGCTTCAAGGCGCTGCGTCTCAGGCCGGACAGAATCTAGCGGGAGCGGGCGCAACCATCGTGCAGAAAGATCTGGAGAAGAAGAAATGA
- a CDS encoding ligand-binding protein SH3: MDYIVTAAHRSEFPHPITLRRGQALVVGERYEGPEGWEDWFLCQAEGQEPGFVPAPVIGRDAQGVAFATENYCARELDVDAGQRLRGVRTFNGWAWCAPETGEPGWVPLEKVRVAG; encoded by the coding sequence ATGGACTACATCGTGACGGCTGCCCACCGCAGCGAATTCCCGCACCCGATCACCCTGCGCCGTGGACAGGCGCTGGTGGTGGGCGAGCGTTATGAGGGCCCGGAGGGCTGGGAGGACTGGTTTCTGTGCCAGGCCGAGGGGCAGGAACCGGGATTTGTGCCCGCGCCGGTGATCGGCCGCGATGCGCAGGGTGTCGCGTTTGCGACGGAGAATTACTGCGCGCGGGAGCTGGATGTGGACGCGGGGCAGCGGCTGCGCGGGGTGCGCACCTTCAATGGATGGGCGTGGTGCGCGCCGGAGACGGGCGAGCCCGGCTGGGTGCCGTTGGAGAAGGTGCGGGTTGCGGGGTGA